From Spirosoma agri, one genomic window encodes:
- a CDS encoding AAA family ATPase: MENTQIRIDLAPLKTAVDAIRAEVGKIIVGQHQTIDLLLTALLADGHVLIEGVPGVAKTLTAKLLAKTLSVGFSRIQFTPDLMPSDVLGTSVFLPKTGDFVFRQGPIFSNLILIDEINRAPAKTQAALFEVMEERQVTNDGTTYYLDEPFMVLATQNPIEQEGTYRLPEAQLDRFLFKIVVGYPDAAAEVDILRGHHLRRNLSDALDAVDAILTAEQLATLRGQVHQVHVEDKLFDYIAQIVQATRANKSLYLGASPRASVALLNSAKALATLRGRDFITPEDVQELTAPVLRHRVLLSPEREMEGGTADEVISQLVQKIEVPR; this comes from the coding sequence ATGGAAAACACACAAATACGCATCGATCTTGCACCCCTCAAAACTGCCGTTGATGCGATTCGGGCAGAGGTCGGTAAAATCATCGTTGGCCAGCACCAGACAATTGATTTATTATTGACAGCACTGCTGGCCGATGGACACGTTCTGATCGAGGGTGTGCCGGGTGTGGCCAAAACGCTAACGGCCAAACTCCTGGCCAAAACACTGTCGGTGGGGTTCAGCCGGATTCAGTTTACGCCCGACTTGATGCCCTCCGACGTGCTGGGGACCTCGGTCTTTCTGCCCAAAACGGGTGATTTCGTCTTCAGGCAGGGGCCTATTTTCTCCAATCTTATTCTGATTGACGAGATTAACCGGGCTCCGGCCAAAACCCAGGCTGCGCTTTTTGAAGTGATGGAGGAACGACAGGTCACCAACGACGGGACAACTTATTACCTCGACGAGCCCTTTATGGTGCTAGCCACGCAAAACCCAATCGAGCAGGAAGGCACATATCGGTTACCCGAAGCACAGCTGGACCGTTTCCTGTTCAAAATTGTAGTCGGTTATCCTGATGCGGCTGCGGAGGTGGATATTCTGCGCGGACACCACCTGCGACGAAACCTCAGCGACGCCCTCGATGCCGTCGACGCGATTCTGACGGCGGAACAACTGGCAACCTTACGAGGACAGGTTCATCAGGTTCACGTTGAAGATAAACTTTTCGACTACATAGCCCAGATTGTACAGGCTACCCGCGCCAACAAATCGTTGTATCTGGGCGCGTCGCCCCGTGCATCGGTTGCCCTGCTGAATAGTGCCAAAGCACTGGCTACGCTTCGGGGCCGCGACTTCATTACGCCGGAAGATGTACAGGAACTGACCGCTCCGGTGCTGCGTCACCGCGTTCTGCTGTCGCCCGAACGCGAGATGGAAGGCGGCACGGCCGATGAGGTCATCAGTCAGCTGGTTCAGAAGATTGAGGTGCCACGATGA
- a CDS encoding DUF58 domain-containing protein, translating into MTIIRPLFIATRLWFALVAFVLLFVAAYALPILFPLVQVAFVVFVLLIGLDGWLLFRTNNRVTTPSFFARREVPDRLSNGDENPLTIYLENRYSFRADVEVIDEIPFQFQRRDVLFNARLNARETQAIRYELRPTRRGEYNFGAINVFVMTPLGLVKRRFQFEQGKQVAVYPSFLQMRQYELLAATNRLNEVGIKRIRRIGHSMEFEQVRPYSTGDDVRTVNWKATARRIDSQGASLMINAYQDERSQPVYCLIDKGRVMQSPFEGLTLLDYAINASLVLSNIALLKQDRAGILTFSDHVGQLLPADRRTGHMLKILELLYRQKTRFLETDYESLYVSVRSHIRQRSLLLLFTNFETVSAMHRQLPYLRRLAKDHLLLIIFFENTELRSLLDQPASDTEQIYLKTIGEKFAFEKKQIVKELTQYGIQTILTAPQNLTANTVNKYLELKARGLI; encoded by the coding sequence TTGACAATCATTCGTCCTTTATTTATTGCCACCCGGCTGTGGTTTGCCCTGGTAGCGTTCGTATTGCTGTTTGTGGCGGCCTACGCCCTACCGATTCTGTTTCCACTCGTACAGGTAGCGTTTGTGGTATTCGTTCTACTGATCGGGCTGGATGGCTGGCTGCTCTTCAGAACGAACAATCGGGTTACGACGCCATCCTTTTTCGCGCGACGTGAAGTGCCCGACCGCCTGTCGAACGGCGACGAAAATCCGCTCACGATCTATCTGGAAAACCGCTATTCGTTTCGGGCAGATGTGGAGGTCATTGACGAAATACCGTTTCAGTTTCAACGGCGCGATGTGTTGTTCAACGCACGCTTGAATGCCCGCGAAACGCAGGCCATCCGCTACGAACTCAGGCCGACACGGCGGGGTGAGTACAACTTTGGCGCTATCAATGTCTTTGTGATGACGCCCCTGGGCTTGGTGAAACGGCGTTTTCAGTTTGAACAGGGCAAACAGGTCGCGGTGTATCCGTCGTTTTTGCAGATGCGCCAATATGAGCTGCTGGCCGCTACGAATCGATTGAACGAGGTCGGTATCAAGCGGATTCGGCGCATCGGCCATAGTATGGAGTTTGAGCAGGTACGCCCCTACTCGACCGGCGACGATGTTCGAACGGTCAACTGGAAAGCGACCGCCCGACGTATCGATTCGCAGGGTGCGTCGCTGATGATCAATGCCTACCAGGACGAACGTTCCCAACCCGTTTACTGCCTAATCGACAAAGGCCGCGTGATGCAATCACCGTTCGAGGGGCTAACGCTACTCGATTATGCCATTAATGCCAGTCTAGTATTGAGCAACATTGCGTTACTTAAACAGGATCGGGCGGGTATACTGACTTTTTCCGATCACGTTGGCCAGTTACTTCCCGCCGATCGCCGTACGGGGCACATGCTAAAAATTCTGGAACTGCTCTATCGGCAGAAAACGCGCTTTCTGGAAACGGATTACGAAAGTCTGTATGTCAGCGTTCGCAGTCATATACGCCAGCGCAGTTTGCTCCTGCTCTTCACGAACTTCGAAACGGTCAGCGCCATGCATCGGCAGTTGCCTTATCTCCGCCGATTGGCCAAAGATCATCTGCTTCTCATTATTTTCTTTGAGAACACCGAACTCCGTAGCTTACTCGACCAGCCCGCGTCGGACACGGAACAGATTTACCTTAAGACGATTGGGGAAAAGTTCGCTTTCGAGAAGAAGCAGATTGTAAAAGAGCTAACTCAATACGGCATTCAAACCATTCTGACGGCACCGCAAAACCTGACGGCAAATACGGTAAACAAGTACCTAGAACTGAAAGCGCGTGGTCTGATTTAA
- a CDS encoding phytanoyl-CoA dioxygenase family protein, which produces MEATIDKETLRQELNTPYEVSQEAIDFYQKNGYVKLRQVLSPAVLDYYGAIITELVFRLNTLIKPMEERTTYERAFLQIMNLWVDDEQAREFVFSRRLAKVATDLMGVQGVRIYHDQALYKEPSGGITPWHADQFYWPLASPNTVTVWIPLQATPMEMGPLAFAEGSQHVELGRDVEISDESEKVLAGELQKQNFSVHDTPFDLGEVSYHAGWTFHRAGPNVSDRARKVMTMIYMDKDQIITQPRNKFQEADHAKWLNNAPIGGTPQDELNPILFSY; this is translated from the coding sequence ATGGAAGCCACAATCGATAAAGAAACGTTACGTCAGGAGTTGAACACGCCTTACGAAGTTAGTCAGGAAGCCATCGACTTTTATCAGAAAAATGGCTATGTCAAACTCAGGCAGGTGCTGAGCCCGGCCGTTCTCGACTACTACGGGGCTATTATTACGGAACTGGTTTTTCGACTCAACACGCTCATTAAACCGATGGAGGAGCGCACAACGTATGAGCGGGCGTTCTTGCAGATCATGAACCTGTGGGTCGACGACGAACAGGCCAGAGAATTTGTTTTTTCAAGGCGGCTGGCCAAAGTCGCTACTGATTTGATGGGTGTTCAGGGGGTTCGCATTTACCACGATCAGGCGCTTTACAAAGAACCATCGGGCGGAATTACGCCCTGGCATGCCGACCAATTCTACTGGCCACTGGCCTCCCCGAACACCGTCACGGTTTGGATTCCGTTGCAGGCTACGCCAATGGAAATGGGTCCGCTGGCTTTTGCGGAAGGTAGTCAGCACGTTGAGCTGGGGCGGGACGTGGAAATCAGCGACGAAAGTGAGAAAGTGCTGGCTGGCGAGCTGCAAAAACAAAATTTTAGCGTTCACGACACGCCATTCGATCTTGGCGAAGTGAGTTATCATGCCGGCTGGACGTTTCATCGTGCTGGCCCAAATGTTTCGGATCGTGCCCGCAAGGTCATGACCATGATTTATATGGATAAAGACCAGATTATCACGCAACCACGTAACAAATTTCAGGAAGCCGATCATGCCAAATGGCTCAACAACGCGCCAATTGGCGGCACACCACAAGACGAGCTAAACCCGATCTTATTCAGCTACTAA
- a CDS encoding tetratricopeptide repeat protein translates to MKYAYLLLFFISIRANAQDSERFIQNAQSVLAMNRSAQMTFFTSARRDHTRLHTTVASPRDYHMQAMVYIWKHDYEQAVVWLEKTASLYPKELGFVGETYLSSLHDYERALQHLTAYDALTPAVNDMIGNNPVSYLIGLAYRGLGNQPKAIEQFSIGIDSLAVKHGPEWVNYRHFISRAVSYLAVQQPEKALADLDNALKNFNRSALAQYYKGQALCQLNRQNEARTAFNDASFFIKALRVERKGDYQEDEANPLYEPEIDDALANLKL, encoded by the coding sequence ATGAAGTACGCTTATCTACTGCTTTTTTTTATATCCATCCGGGCAAACGCTCAGGATAGCGAACGGTTTATACAGAACGCCCAGTCCGTGCTGGCGATGAATCGGTCCGCTCAGATGACGTTTTTTACGAGCGCACGACGTGATCATACTCGATTACATACGACCGTAGCTTCCCCCCGCGACTACCACATGCAAGCCATGGTTTACATCTGGAAGCATGACTATGAACAGGCTGTCGTGTGGCTGGAGAAAACCGCTTCGCTCTATCCCAAAGAGCTTGGCTTTGTGGGCGAAACGTACCTATCCTCACTCCACGATTACGAACGGGCTTTGCAACATCTTACTGCCTACGACGCCCTGACACCTGCCGTCAACGACATGATTGGGAATAATCCGGTCAGTTACCTGATCGGCCTTGCGTATCGTGGCCTTGGGAATCAACCCAAGGCGATTGAACAGTTCTCTATTGGCATCGACTCGCTCGCCGTAAAACACGGACCGGAATGGGTCAACTACCGACATTTTATCAGTCGGGCGGTGAGCTATCTGGCTGTTCAGCAACCGGAAAAAGCCCTCGCCGATCTGGATAATGCCCTGAAGAACTTTAACCGGAGTGCACTTGCACAATATTATAAAGGGCAGGCTTTGTGTCAACTGAACCGACAGAACGAAGCCCGAACCGCGTTTAACGATGCCTCTTTTTTCATTAAAGCACTGCGCGTTGAGCGGAAAGGCGACTATCAGGAAGACGAGGCAAACCCGCTCTACGAGCCAGAAATTGACGACGCACTAGCCAACCTGAAACTATAA
- a CDS encoding helix-turn-helix domain-containing protein has protein sequence MKALFEKLTFAGQSSLLVRRFKMPYFDAPWHYHPEYELTYIVKGYGRRFVGDHVDSFEAGDLVLLGPDLPHFWRSDDEFYQSAAGLDVESIVIQFPGEFVQQGLATVPEASAVRQLLGRSLHGLHFSREATAMVIPHLEKLPNQSGFRQLLGLLTILDLLGGDRDAVLLASDGYQLAPGAAETERMKRVLEFMLTNFRDEIRVEQIASIAGMAPAAFCRYFKKRTRKSFVEYLNELRIGHARKLLTDADMSIGLVGIDCGFNTSSHFHRQFKLQTGMTPLQYQTLAKEK, from the coding sequence ATGAAGGCGTTGTTTGAGAAACTAACGTTTGCGGGACAAAGCTCGCTATTGGTTCGTCGGTTCAAAATGCCCTATTTCGATGCGCCCTGGCATTACCATCCAGAGTATGAACTTACCTACATTGTTAAGGGCTATGGACGCCGTTTCGTGGGCGACCACGTTGACTCGTTCGAAGCAGGGGATTTGGTATTGCTAGGCCCCGACCTGCCCCATTTCTGGCGAAGCGATGACGAGTTCTACCAGTCGGCTGCTGGTTTGGATGTTGAATCGATCGTCATTCAATTTCCGGGTGAATTCGTCCAGCAGGGGCTAGCCACTGTACCGGAAGCCAGTGCTGTTCGACAACTACTCGGACGATCCTTACATGGCTTGCATTTTAGTCGGGAGGCTACCGCTATGGTTATTCCTCACCTGGAAAAGTTACCGAATCAATCGGGCTTTCGTCAATTGCTCGGTTTACTGACTATATTGGATTTATTGGGTGGCGATCGTGATGCCGTTCTACTGGCAAGCGACGGCTATCAGCTTGCTCCCGGTGCGGCTGAAACGGAGCGAATGAAACGGGTGCTTGAATTTATGCTTACCAACTTCCGCGACGAAATACGGGTAGAGCAAATTGCATCAATAGCCGGAATGGCTCCGGCGGCTTTCTGCCGGTATTTCAAGAAACGAACCCGAAAATCATTTGTCGAATACCTGAATGAACTTCGCATTGGTCATGCACGCAAACTACTTACCGACGCTGATATGAGCATTGGACTAGTAGGGATTGACTGCGGGTTCAATACCAGTTCTCATTTTCACCGTCAGTTTAAATTACAGACAGGAATGACACCCTTGCAGTACCAGACGCTGGCCAAGGAAAAATAA
- the tatC gene encoding twin-arginine translocase subunit TatC — translation MPLDQLTDEEIDTEGKEMSFLDHLEELRWHIIRAVGSIFLFAIIAFIYIEEIFDKVILAPKHPDFWTYRMMCKLSQLTGYSDLCVDKLNFTLQALGMSDPFTMAMTSSLVIGLCFAFPYTFWEVWRFIKPGLRQEEKQAARGAVFYVSMLFLLGLLFGYYIVSPLAINFLANYQITPEIKNQFDITSYIGILVTLSLGCALIFQMPIVAYVLSKVGVLTPKYMREYRKHAWIVILVVAGIITPSPDIYSQVLVALPLSLLYEVSIIVSARIEKARLKAQAELLK, via the coding sequence ATGCCACTCGATCAACTGACCGACGAAGAAATCGACACAGAAGGCAAGGAGATGTCCTTTCTGGACCATTTGGAGGAACTCCGCTGGCACATAATCCGGGCCGTTGGATCCATATTTCTGTTTGCTATTATTGCCTTCATTTACATCGAGGAGATTTTTGATAAGGTAATTCTAGCGCCTAAACATCCTGATTTCTGGACGTACAGGATGATGTGTAAGCTGTCGCAGCTGACGGGTTATTCGGATCTGTGTGTTGATAAGCTGAATTTCACGTTGCAGGCTCTTGGCATGTCTGATCCCTTCACAATGGCGATGACATCGTCGCTGGTGATTGGCTTATGCTTTGCGTTTCCGTATACCTTTTGGGAAGTTTGGCGATTTATCAAGCCTGGGTTACGGCAAGAAGAAAAGCAAGCGGCTCGTGGCGCTGTTTTTTATGTGTCAATGCTGTTTCTGCTTGGATTGCTTTTCGGCTATTACATCGTTTCTCCGTTGGCGATCAATTTCCTGGCGAATTATCAGATCACGCCTGAAATCAAAAACCAGTTCGATATTACCTCGTACATCGGTATTCTGGTGACGCTTTCGCTGGGATGCGCTTTAATTTTTCAGATGCCTATAGTTGCCTATGTATTATCGAAAGTTGGCGTGCTGACACCGAAATACATGCGCGAATACCGTAAACACGCCTGGATTGTGATTCTTGTTGTGGCTGGTATCATCACTCCATCGCCGGACATTTACAGCCAGGTGCTGGTGGCGCTACCCTTGTCGCTGTTATATGAAGTGAGTATCATTGTCTCGGCCCGTATTGAGAAAGCCCGCTTAAAAGCACAGGCCGAACTGTTGAAATAA
- a CDS encoding serine hydroxymethyltransferase: MTTVTTTRDTQVFDLIAKEQHRQESGIELIASENFVSPAVMEAAGSVLTNKYAEGLPGKRYYGGCEVVDQIEQIAIDRAKELFGATWVNVQPHSGAQANTAVFLAALKPGDTILGFDLSHGGHLTHGSPVNISGKYFRPTFYGVEQETGVINYDVVEETAKRERPKMLICGASAYSRDWDYARLRAIADEVGALMLADVSHPAGLIAKGLLNDPLAHSHIVTTTTHKTLRGTRGGMIMMRDDFENPFGIKTPKGELRLMSSLLDSGVFPGTQGGPLEHIIAAKAIAFGEALTDDFYDYAVQVKANAQAMANAFLNLGYKIISGGTDNHLMLIDLRSKGLTGKLAENTLIKADITINKNMVPFDDKSPMITSGMRVGTAAMTTRGLKESDMEQIVVYIDKVLMNHDDEATLATVKEEINEWMKAFPLYKS; the protein is encoded by the coding sequence ATGACTACCGTCACCACCACCCGCGACACGCAGGTATTTGACCTGATTGCCAAAGAACAACACCGGCAAGAGTCGGGTATTGAACTGATTGCCTCTGAAAATTTCGTATCACCTGCCGTCATGGAAGCGGCCGGGAGCGTACTGACTAATAAATATGCTGAAGGCTTGCCCGGCAAACGCTATTACGGCGGCTGCGAGGTGGTAGATCAGATCGAGCAGATTGCCATCGACCGGGCCAAAGAATTATTCGGTGCTACCTGGGTCAATGTGCAGCCCCACTCAGGCGCACAGGCCAACACCGCTGTATTTCTGGCTGCCCTGAAGCCCGGCGATACAATTCTGGGATTCGACCTGTCGCATGGTGGTCACCTGACGCACGGTTCACCGGTAAATATTTCGGGTAAATATTTCCGTCCTACATTCTACGGCGTAGAACAGGAAACGGGCGTTATCAACTACGATGTCGTGGAGGAAACCGCCAAGCGGGAACGGCCTAAAATGCTGATCTGTGGTGCATCAGCCTACAGCCGCGACTGGGATTATGCCCGCCTGCGCGCCATTGCCGATGAGGTAGGAGCCTTAATGCTCGCTGACGTTTCGCACCCCGCTGGTCTGATTGCCAAAGGATTGCTGAACGACCCGCTTGCTCACTCGCACATCGTCACGACTACGACCCACAAAACGCTGCGTGGTACGCGTGGCGGTATGATCATGATGCGTGATGATTTCGAGAATCCATTTGGCATAAAAACGCCCAAAGGTGAGCTCCGGTTGATGTCATCACTGCTGGATTCGGGTGTATTCCCCGGTACGCAGGGTGGACCGCTGGAACACATTATTGCGGCTAAAGCGATTGCCTTCGGCGAAGCACTGACCGACGATTTCTACGACTATGCGGTACAGGTAAAAGCAAATGCACAGGCCATGGCCAATGCGTTTCTGAACCTTGGGTATAAAATCATTTCGGGAGGAACCGACAATCACCTGATGCTCATCGACCTGCGGTCGAAAGGGCTGACGGGTAAATTGGCCGAAAATACGCTTATTAAGGCGGACATCACGATCAACAAGAACATGGTTCCGTTCGACGATAAGTCGCCGATGATCACCTCAGGTATGCGGGTTGGTACGGCAGCTATGACAACGCGCGGGCTGAAAGAATCGGATATGGAGCAAATCGTCGTATATATCGACAAAGTGCTGATGAACCACGATGATGAGGCCACGTTAGCAACCGTTAAAGAAGAAATCAACGAGTGGATGAAAGCATTTCCGCTCTATAAAAGTTAA
- a CDS encoding fatty acid desaturase gives MATLTDFVRSNTTEPHRIRTRQILKAHPEIKKLIGQKNPTTFWVILGCVTMMTGMAYLVHDQSWWIVVAAAWFIGAFPAHTLFVCIHEAAHNLIFRKPAANMWAAILANLPTVFPTALTFKNFHIKHHAFQGVHELDADLPDWYEAKLINNYAIGKAIWLLLFPLFQGVRTLRMKELAVFDKWVMLNFAIQFTFDILIVVFFGWKALAFMGLCLFFSVGFHPLGARWIQEHFLTLDPEQETYSYYGRLNVPNLNVGFHNEHHDFPSIPWNRLPDIKKTAPEYYDSLKYHTSFVRLFFRFLFDQEISLYSRIVRKERGRVTIADQSKPDMEFVQTQDYPAKVGATV, from the coding sequence ATGGCAACGTTAACAGATTTTGTTCGGTCAAATACCACCGAACCGCACCGTATTCGTACGCGGCAAATCCTGAAAGCCCACCCCGAAATCAAGAAACTGATTGGTCAGAAAAACCCGACGACGTTCTGGGTTATTCTGGGCTGCGTCACCATGATGACGGGGATGGCCTATCTTGTTCATGATCAATCCTGGTGGATTGTTGTGGCAGCTGCCTGGTTTATCGGTGCGTTTCCTGCCCATACCTTGTTTGTCTGTATTCATGAAGCAGCTCACAATCTGATTTTCCGCAAGCCGGCTGCCAACATGTGGGCGGCTATTTTGGCCAACCTGCCGACCGTATTTCCAACGGCGTTGACCTTTAAGAACTTCCACATCAAACACCACGCTTTCCAGGGTGTTCATGAGCTAGACGCTGATCTACCGGACTGGTATGAGGCTAAGCTTATCAATAACTATGCGATCGGTAAGGCTATTTGGCTTTTGCTGTTTCCTCTCTTCCAAGGTGTTCGTACACTCCGTATGAAAGAATTAGCCGTTTTTGATAAATGGGTAATGCTAAACTTTGCCATTCAGTTTACATTCGATATACTGATTGTCGTGTTTTTTGGCTGGAAGGCGCTGGCCTTTATGGGTCTCTGTTTATTCTTCTCCGTCGGTTTTCACCCACTAGGTGCCCGCTGGATTCAGGAGCACTTTCTGACGCTCGATCCTGAGCAGGAAACATACAGTTACTATGGTCGTCTCAACGTGCCTAACCTGAACGTAGGCTTTCACAACGAGCACCACGATTTTCCATCGATTCCGTGGAACAGACTGCCGGATATCAAGAAAACGGCTCCTGAATACTACGATTCGCTGAAGTATCATACCTCGTTTGTGCGGTTGTTTTTCCGCTTCCTGTTCGATCAGGAGATTTCGCTCTACTCGCGTATTGTTCGGAAAGAACGCGGTCGTGTAACGATAGCCGATCAGTCGAAACCAGATATGGAATTTGTACAGACGCAGGATTATCCCGCTAAGGTTGGAGCTACCGTATAA
- a CDS encoding protein-disulfide reductase DsbD family protein — protein MKSFFALVVGLFISFIATAQIRKDPTSWSAKVDKQPAKVGDVISVKIQVSIGDGWHMYSNDLDPNVGPIPTTFKFAGSDAFSLVGKATPVGVEEVFEEVWGAKVRQFKNKAVFIQKVKVLKPNATFAGSAEYQVCSDKDGVCLPPTEVEFSTDIKAVAMATSPAATSTAVAAAPSTSSAATSSATETAVAASAPALTATEATASAKPTVNEAVDEPIQALDKGATAPNESLLGFMLAAFLSGLVALLTPCVFPIIPATVSFFTNQQGGQWKALLYGAFIIGIYVLIGTVVSRFNGPAFANFVSTHWLPNILFFAVFFIFGLSFLGLFEIVLPNSLINQADARSEKGGIAGIFFMAFTLVLVSFSCTGPIVGSLLVASAGGEVVKPILGMAAFSSAFAIPFTLFAAFPQWLKNLPRSGGWLNSVKVILGFLELALALKFLSVADQVYHWHLLDREVFLSLWIVIFALIGFYFLGKLRLPHDSEVKYISVQKLLMSIITFAFVVYMIPGLWGAPLKALSGYLPPETSQDFNSNQQSGGGDQQSAANAATGNETVKYADLFHFPRGLQGFFDYKQGLAYAKKVNKPVFIDFTGHGCVNCREMEARVWSDPAVKSRLQNDFVLIALYVDDKTELPEGDWYTSTYDQKVKKTIGGQNADLQITKYNNNAQPHYCLVNSDGKLLVSPKNYDKSVENFVAFLESGKAKF, from the coding sequence ATGAAATCATTTTTCGCACTTGTGGTCGGGCTGTTTATCAGCTTTATTGCAACAGCGCAGATTCGGAAAGACCCCACGAGTTGGTCGGCTAAGGTCGACAAACAGCCAGCTAAAGTCGGCGATGTGATTAGCGTCAAGATTCAGGTCAGTATCGGCGACGGCTGGCATATGTATTCGAATGATCTTGATCCGAACGTCGGCCCAATTCCTACCACATTCAAATTTGCGGGTTCCGATGCGTTTTCGCTGGTCGGCAAAGCAACACCCGTTGGTGTCGAAGAAGTGTTTGAAGAAGTGTGGGGCGCAAAAGTCCGGCAGTTCAAAAACAAAGCTGTTTTTATTCAGAAGGTCAAAGTGCTGAAGCCCAATGCTACGTTTGCGGGTTCGGCGGAGTATCAGGTCTGCTCTGACAAAGATGGCGTTTGCTTACCACCTACCGAAGTAGAGTTTTCGACAGACATTAAGGCCGTGGCTATGGCAACCTCCCCCGCTGCCACCAGCACGGCAGTAGCTGCTGCGCCATCAACATCATCGGCGGCAACGTCATCAGCGACCGAAACCGCCGTTGCCGCTTCAGCCCCAGCCCTGACAGCAACCGAAGCAACTGCCTCAGCCAAACCGACCGTCAACGAAGCGGTGGACGAACCCATTCAGGCGCTCGATAAGGGTGCTACGGCACCGAACGAGTCGCTATTAGGCTTCATGCTGGCGGCTTTCTTATCCGGTCTGGTTGCCTTGCTGACGCCCTGCGTGTTCCCGATCATCCCGGCAACGGTTAGTTTCTTTACCAATCAGCAGGGCGGCCAATGGAAGGCGTTGTTATATGGGGCCTTTATCATCGGCATCTACGTATTGATCGGCACGGTCGTGTCACGCTTTAACGGCCCGGCTTTCGCCAATTTCGTTAGCACGCACTGGCTACCGAACATTCTGTTTTTCGCGGTATTCTTCATATTCGGTCTGTCTTTCCTGGGCCTGTTCGAAATTGTATTACCGAATTCGCTGATCAATCAGGCCGACGCCCGTTCGGAGAAAGGCGGTATCGCCGGGATTTTCTTTATGGCGTTTACGCTCGTTCTGGTATCATTTTCCTGCACGGGTCCCATTGTCGGAAGTTTACTGGTCGCTTCGGCAGGTGGTGAAGTTGTTAAACCTATTCTGGGCATGGCCGCTTTCTCGTCGGCTTTTGCAATACCATTTACGTTGTTTGCCGCATTTCCCCAGTGGCTTAAAAATTTGCCCCGGTCGGGTGGCTGGCTCAATTCCGTCAAAGTTATTCTTGGCTTTCTGGAGTTGGCGCTGGCGCTGAAATTTCTGAGTGTTGCCGATCAGGTTTACCACTGGCATTTGCTCGATCGTGAAGTTTTCCTCTCGCTCTGGATTGTCATTTTCGCGCTGATCGGCTTTTATTTCCTGGGCAAGCTTCGGCTACCGCATGATAGCGAAGTGAAGTACATCAGCGTTCAGAAGCTCCTGATGTCCATCATCACGTTCGCCTTCGTTGTCTACATGATTCCGGGCTTGTGGGGAGCGCCCTTGAAGGCACTTTCGGGTTACTTACCTCCCGAAACGTCGCAGGATTTCAACAGTAATCAGCAGTCGGGCGGTGGTGATCAGCAGTCGGCGGCCAATGCAGCAACGGGCAACGAAACCGTCAAATACGCGGACTTATTCCATTTTCCGCGCGGCTTGCAGGGATTCTTCGATTACAAACAAGGATTGGCCTATGCCAAGAAAGTAAATAAACCCGTATTCATTGATTTTACGGGTCATGGTTGCGTCAACTGCCGCGAGATGGAAGCCCGTGTCTGGTCAGATCCTGCGGTCAAGTCACGGCTCCAAAACGATTTTGTTTTGATAGCTCTGTACGTGGACGACAAAACAGAACTTCCCGAAGGTGACTGGTACACGTCTACGTACGATCAGAAGGTTAAGAAAACGATTGGCGGCCAAAACGCTGACCTCCAAATCACGAAATACAATAACAATGCGCAACCGCACTATTGCCTCGTGAATAGTGATGGAAAGCTGCTGGTGTCCCCGAAGAACTACGATAAAAGCGTCGAGAATTTCGTAGCCTTCCTGGAGTCGGGCAAAGCAAAGTTTTAG